From Echinicola soli, a single genomic window includes:
- the nusG gene encoding transcription termination/antitermination protein NusG — protein MAEHKWYVLRVVAGQEKKAKSYLDNEITRQKLEDYIPEVLIPSEKVYEMRNGKKRVRERNFFPGYVLVNADLSHGEANHVITSIPGVIGFLGANAGGASKTPEPLRQSEINRILGRVEGIDEFAEKLDTPYIVGETINVMDGPFSGFSGTIEEVFEDKKKLNVMVKIFGRNTPVELNFMQVEKQD, from the coding sequence ATGGCAGAACATAAATGGTATGTACTCAGAGTGGTAGCAGGGCAAGAGAAGAAGGCCAAATCTTATTTGGACAACGAAATCACCCGGCAGAAACTGGAGGATTATATTCCCGAGGTGTTAATACCTTCTGAAAAAGTATATGAAATGCGCAATGGCAAAAAGAGAGTCAGAGAGAGAAACTTCTTTCCTGGCTATGTTTTGGTTAATGCGGATTTGTCCCATGGTGAAGCCAATCACGTAATCACGAGTATCCCGGGTGTTATCGGGTTTCTAGGTGCAAACGCAGGAGGAGCTTCCAAGACTCCTGAGCCATTACGACAATCAGAGATCAACCGTATCTTAGGTAGGGTTGAAGGGATTGATGAGTTTGCCGAGAAGCTTGATACGCCATATATAGTCGGAGAGACCATTAATGTAATGGATGGTCCCTTTAGTGGTTTCTCGGGAACGATAGAAGAGGTGTTTGAGGACAAGAAAAAGCTTAATGTTATGGTTAAGATTTTCGGACGAAATACCCCTGTTGAGTTAAACTTTATGCAAGTAGAAAAACAAGACTAG
- the secE gene encoding preprotein translocase subunit SecE, which produces MNVKNFVVESIDEMKNKVTWPKYSSLQSNAVLVLVASLIFAVVIGLINLGFENIMKWFYDLF; this is translated from the coding sequence ATGAACGTAAAAAACTTTGTTGTAGAGTCAATAGACGAAATGAAGAACAAGGTTACATGGCCTAAATATTCTTCATTGCAAAGCAATGCTGTGCTGGTTCTTGTTGCCTCTTTGATCTTTGCTGTAGTTATCGGCTTGATTAATTTGGGCTTTGAGAACATCATGAAATGGTTTTATGATTTATTCTAA
- the tuf gene encoding elongation factor Tu, which translates to MAKATFDRSKPHVNIGTIGHVDHGKTTLTAAITTVLARKGLSELRDFSSIDNAPEEKERGITINTSHVEYQTESRHYAHVDCPGHADYVKNMVTGAAQMDGAILVVAATDGPMPQTREHILLARQVGVPALVVFLNKVDLVDDEELLELVDMEVRELLSFYDFDGDNIPVIQGSALGALNGEDKWEEKVMELMEAVDSYIPLPERLIDKDFLMPVEDVFSITGRGTVATGRIERGVINSGDAVDIIGMGAEGLKSTVTGVEMFRKILDRGEAGDNVGLLLRGIEKAQIKRGMIICKPGSVTPHSLFKAEVYVLSKEEGGRHTPFFNKYRPQFYLRTTDVTGEVKLPENVEMVMPGDNITMEVQLINKVALEKGLRFAIREGGRTVGAGQVTEILD; encoded by the coding sequence ATGGCAAAAGCAACCTTTGACCGTTCCAAACCGCACGTAAATATCGGTACTATTGGTCACGTCGATCACGGTAAGACTACCTTGACTGCTGCCATTACAACTGTATTGGCTAGAAAGGGTCTTTCTGAATTAAGAGACTTCTCTTCTATCGATAATGCTCCAGAAGAGAAAGAAAGAGGTATCACTATCAATACTTCACACGTAGAGTATCAAACTGAATCAAGACACTATGCACACGTTGACTGTCCTGGTCACGCTGACTACGTGAAAAACATGGTAACTGGTGCTGCGCAGATGGACGGTGCTATTCTAGTAGTTGCTGCCACTGACGGACCAATGCCTCAAACTAGAGAGCACATCCTTCTTGCTCGTCAGGTAGGTGTACCAGCACTAGTTGTTTTCTTGAACAAAGTTGACTTGGTAGATGACGAAGAGCTTCTTGAGCTTGTAGATATGGAAGTAAGAGAATTGCTTTCTTTCTATGACTTCGACGGAGACAACATCCCCGTTATCCAAGGTTCAGCACTTGGCGCCCTTAACGGTGAAGACAAGTGGGAAGAAAAAGTAATGGAATTGATGGAAGCTGTAGATAGCTACATTCCACTTCCAGAGCGTCTTATTGACAAAGACTTCTTGATGCCTGTAGAGGACGTATTCTCGATCACTGGTCGTGGTACTGTGGCTACTGGTAGAATAGAAAGAGGTGTGATCAACTCTGGTGATGCAGTTGATATCATCGGTATGGGAGCTGAAGGTCTTAAGTCTACCGTAACTGGTGTGGAGATGTTCCGTAAGATTTTGGACAGAGGTGAAGCTGGTGACAACGTAGGTCTACTTCTAAGAGGTATTGAGAAAGCTCAGATCAAGAGAGGTATGATCATCTGTAAGCCAGGTTCTGTAACTCCTCACTCTCTATTCAAAGCTGAGGTTTACGTACTGTCTAAAGAAGAAGGTGGACGTCACACTCCATTCTTTAACAAATACCGTCCACAGTTCTACTTGAGAACCACAGACGTAACTGGAGAAGTAAAACTTCCAGAGAACGTTGAGATGGTAATGCCAGGTGATAACATCACTATGGAAGTACAATTGATCAACAAAGTTGCCTTGGAAAAAGGTCTACGTTTCGCAATCCGTGAGGGTGGTAGAACAGTAGGAGCCGGTCAGGTAACTGAAATTCTTGACTAA
- the rplK gene encoding 50S ribosomal protein L11, translated as MAKEITGYLKLQVKGGQANPSPPVGPALGAKGLNIMEFCKQFNARTQEKMGQLLPVLVTIYSDKSFDFVIKTPPAANLLLEAAKLKGGSPEPNRKKVGSVSWDQVKEIAEVKMPDLNAFKVESAMKMVAGTARSMGITVSGKAPWEE; from the coding sequence ATGGCTAAGGAAATTACTGGTTATCTGAAATTACAGGTGAAAGGTGGCCAGGCAAATCCATCTCCTCCTGTTGGTCCGGCCCTTGGTGCCAAGGGTTTGAACATCATGGAGTTCTGTAAGCAATTTAATGCCAGAACTCAGGAAAAAATGGGTCAACTTCTACCTGTCCTTGTTACGATTTATTCTGACAAGTCCTTTGATTTCGTGATCAAAACTCCTCCAGCGGCAAACTTGCTGTTAGAGGCTGCGAAGTTAAAAGGAGGTTCTCCAGAGCCAAACAGGAAAAAAGTAGGTTCAGTATCCTGGGATCAGGTAAAAGAAATTGCTGAGGTGAAGATGCCTGACTTGAACGCCTTTAAGGTGGAGTCCGCAATGAAAATGGTTGCAGGAACGGCAAGAAGTATGGGAATCACAGTTTCAGGAAAAGCTCCTTGGGAGGAATAA
- the frr gene encoding ribosome recycling factor codes for MEEIQLELEAAKEQMQKAVDHTVNELLKIRAGKAMPNLVDGIMVDYYGSATPIQQVASVNTPDARTLAIKPWEKNLIGEIEKAIINSDLGLAPQNNGEIVILTIPPLTEERRKDLVKYAKNECENGKISIRSARKETNDSLKKLQKEGVSEDDVKRAEDKVQKLTDDFSAKIDALFEKKEADIMKV; via the coding sequence ATGGAAGAGATACAGTTAGAGCTCGAGGCAGCAAAGGAACAAATGCAAAAAGCTGTCGACCATACAGTGAATGAACTCCTCAAAATTAGAGCTGGTAAAGCCATGCCCAATTTGGTGGATGGTATTATGGTGGATTATTATGGATCCGCTACGCCCATTCAGCAGGTGGCCTCGGTCAACACTCCCGATGCCAGAACATTGGCCATCAAACCCTGGGAGAAAAACCTCATCGGTGAGATAGAGAAAGCCATCATCAACTCCGACTTGGGACTTGCCCCCCAAAACAATGGTGAAATCGTCATCCTCACCATTCCGCCACTAACTGAAGAGCGCAGAAAAGACTTGGTAAAGTACGCCAAAAACGAATGCGAAAACGGTAAGATCAGCATCCGGAGTGCCCGGAAAGAGACCAATGATTCACTGAAAAAACTCCAAAAAGAAGGTGTTTCGGAAGATGATGTCAAAAGAGCAGAAGATAAAGTCCAAAAACTAACCGACGATTTCTCTGCCAAAATTGACGCCCTATTCGAGAAAAAAGAAGCCGATATCATGAAGGTGTAG
- a CDS encoding DUF5686 and carboxypeptidase regulatory-like domain-containing protein, translating to MRSFLLRSMAIFLTVCLWKMPTVLGQGIRGKVLTEDGEPVAYASVFVRNLNDGIPTNQNGAFEYALAPGHYDIIVRHLGYETQQRTVEVKDGWVQLDVALASQTYAMEEVEVKGGAEDPALTVMRKAIAKAKYHRLQVAEYTMKVYIKGTGELTDAPFFLKKKLKEEGISLNEAYTSESVSEITFKQPNELSEKVISIRSSGESNQTDPAPYIGASFYQDKINDVVSPLSRYAFSYYRFKHEGTFFENGVLVNKVQVTPRSRGEQVFEGHIYIIEDLWAIHSLRLKTSIMGFDVGVTQQYAPVDEGVWMPLTHVYTFGGSFFGFKGHYKYLASTRDYQISLNPDLVAETEILDENVEDIPEEVEIFERKTPAQEQITDASKMSRKDFRKMINQYEKEQEKQRKNADVAVVRNHKVDSMAHERSIAYWDSIRPVKLTEKETRGYHRDDSLAIVEEAKKSEVDSIAKKAKKSFNPLDVLGGGTYHFGGGRSAGFDANFTKLSFNTVEGFKFGFGGDYQVIRMDSASKRTSTWKISPEVRYGFSSKQWYGTLDFQKSWKQDRARFLYGLTAGKYIYQFNGENPINELVNAAYSLLLRQNYMKLYNQQFVRFYMDHRPKDAFSYNLSLTYADRGMLTNQSNYSFYKKTGRDYSSNEPENIETDEAAFQSNESLLLNAEFNWRPGLKYYVRNDKKYPLGNTAPVVSLRYHKGIANVGLGEGSADFDQLELGVKHSFEFGVSGELDFNVRAGSFLNADQVYFMDYEHFGGNRTIFSNMGTVSNYRFMDYYKFSTKGDYISGIIHYQFRKFLLTQLPMLRFSGLRENVFFNYLKTVNSPHYWEVGYSLDNLFRIFRVEVGAGFENGEYSRGGVRLGIATFINVDFGE from the coding sequence ATGAGAAGTTTTTTACTGCGATCAATGGCGATTTTTCTGACGGTCTGTCTATGGAAAATGCCTACAGTCCTAGGTCAAGGTATCCGGGGCAAGGTGCTTACCGAGGATGGAGAGCCAGTGGCCTATGCCTCGGTGTTTGTGAGGAACCTTAATGATGGGATTCCGACAAATCAAAATGGAGCATTTGAATACGCATTGGCTCCGGGGCATTATGATATAATCGTCAGGCACCTGGGCTACGAAACCCAGCAGCGAACAGTGGAGGTAAAGGATGGTTGGGTGCAGCTGGATGTGGCCTTGGCCTCCCAGACCTATGCCATGGAAGAAGTGGAAGTAAAGGGCGGTGCCGAAGATCCTGCGCTTACGGTGATGAGAAAAGCCATTGCCAAAGCCAAGTATCATCGACTGCAGGTGGCCGAATATACCATGAAAGTGTACATTAAAGGTACCGGGGAGTTGACCGATGCCCCTTTTTTTTTAAAGAAAAAGCTGAAGGAGGAAGGGATTTCGCTAAATGAAGCCTATACCTCTGAGTCTGTTTCTGAAATTACCTTCAAACAACCCAATGAACTGAGTGAAAAAGTAATCAGTATTCGCTCTTCTGGAGAAAGTAACCAAACGGATCCCGCCCCATACATCGGAGCATCTTTTTATCAGGACAAGATCAATGATGTGGTATCTCCGCTCAGCAGGTATGCGTTTTCATATTATCGGTTTAAGCATGAGGGGACTTTTTTCGAAAATGGTGTATTGGTCAATAAGGTCCAAGTGACCCCGCGCTCCCGGGGAGAGCAGGTTTTTGAAGGGCATATTTATATTATCGAAGACCTGTGGGCCATTCATAGCCTAAGGCTGAAAACCTCCATCATGGGATTTGACGTAGGGGTGACACAACAGTATGCGCCGGTGGATGAAGGTGTGTGGATGCCGTTAACGCATGTTTATACCTTTGGGGGAAGTTTTTTTGGGTTTAAAGGGCATTACAAATATCTCGCGTCCACCAGGGATTACCAGATCTCCCTTAACCCGGATTTAGTAGCCGAGACAGAAATTTTGGACGAAAACGTTGAGGATATTCCTGAAGAGGTGGAGATTTTTGAGCGGAAAACACCTGCCCAGGAGCAAATCACCGATGCCAGTAAAATGTCCCGGAAGGATTTTCGTAAAATGATCAACCAATACGAAAAGGAACAGGAGAAGCAACGGAAAAACGCCGATGTAGCCGTGGTCAGGAATCATAAAGTGGACTCCATGGCCCATGAGCGGAGCATAGCCTATTGGGACAGCATCCGTCCGGTAAAGCTTACCGAAAAGGAAACGAGGGGCTATCACCGTGATGACAGCTTGGCCATAGTGGAGGAGGCCAAGAAAAGTGAGGTGGATTCCATTGCCAAGAAGGCCAAAAAGTCCTTCAATCCACTGGATGTCTTGGGTGGAGGAACATATCACTTCGGAGGCGGTAGGTCAGCTGGGTTTGATGCCAATTTTACCAAACTGTCTTTTAATACGGTGGAAGGATTTAAGTTTGGTTTTGGGGGAGATTATCAAGTGATCCGGATGGACAGTGCCTCTAAGCGAACAAGCACCTGGAAGATAAGTCCGGAGGTGCGTTACGGATTTTCCAGTAAGCAGTGGTATGGTACCTTGGATTTCCAAAAGTCCTGGAAACAGGACCGTGCTAGGTTTCTGTATGGCCTGACAGCAGGAAAATACATTTATCAGTTTAATGGAGAAAACCCGATCAATGAGCTGGTGAATGCTGCTTACTCTTTATTGCTGAGGCAAAATTACATGAAGCTTTACAACCAGCAATTTGTAAGGTTCTACATGGACCATCGGCCAAAGGATGCGTTTTCCTATAATTTATCATTGACCTATGCTGATCGGGGGATGCTCACCAACCAGTCGAACTATAGTTTTTACAAGAAAACAGGTCGGGATTATAGTTCCAATGAGCCTGAAAATATAGAGACAGATGAAGCCGCGTTCCAATCAAATGAATCTTTGCTACTTAACGCAGAATTTAACTGGCGTCCGGGACTGAAATATTATGTGAGAAATGATAAAAAGTACCCATTGGGCAATACTGCTCCAGTGGTCAGCCTGCGCTACCATAAAGGTATTGCCAATGTGGGGCTCGGGGAAGGAAGTGCGGATTTTGACCAGTTGGAGCTAGGGGTAAAGCACAGCTTTGAATTTGGGGTCAGTGGCGAGCTGGATTTTAACGTAAGAGCAGGCTCCTTCCTGAATGCTGACCAAGTGTACTTTATGGATTATGAGCATTTTGGCGGTAACAGGACCATTTTCAGCAATATGGGAACAGTGAGCAACTACCGTTTTATGGACTATTACAAATTCAGTACTAAAGGAGATTATATCAGTGGTATTATCCACTATCAGTTCAGGAAATTTTTGCTGACTCAGTTGCCGATGCTGCGATTTTCAGGGCTCAGGGAAAATGTGTTTTTCAACTACCTGAAGACAGTAAATTCTCCGCATTACTGGGAGGTGGGATATTCCTTGGACAATCTGTTTCGTATATTCCGGGTGGAAGTGGGAGCAGGATTTGAGAATGGAGAATATTCACGTGGAGGTGTGAGACTGGGCATAGCGACCTTTATCAATGTGGACTTTGGAGAGTAG
- the pyrH gene encoding UMP kinase, translating to MKYKRILLKLSGEALMGPNGYGIDSNKLKQYTQEIKKVKELGVELAIVIGGGNIFRGVQGEKVGIDRVQGDYMGMLATLINAMALQSSLEQNEMYTRLMSGIKIESVCEPFIRRRAIRHLEKGRIVIFGAGIGNPYFTTDSTASLRAIEIEADVVLKGTRVDGVYTADPEKDKTAERYTNISFQEVYEKNLNVMDMTAFTLCQENNLPIIVFDMNKAGNLEDLVKGEEVGTLITSN from the coding sequence ATGAAATACAAACGAATTCTGCTCAAGCTCAGCGGTGAGGCTTTAATGGGACCCAATGGCTACGGCATTGACTCCAATAAATTAAAGCAATACACCCAGGAAATCAAAAAAGTGAAAGAACTGGGCGTCGAACTCGCCATTGTCATCGGAGGCGGAAACATTTTTAGGGGTGTCCAAGGAGAAAAAGTAGGTATAGACCGCGTACAGGGCGATTACATGGGAATGCTTGCCACACTTATCAATGCCATGGCCCTACAAAGTTCCTTGGAACAAAACGAGATGTACACCAGGCTCATGTCAGGCATCAAGATCGAGAGTGTCTGCGAACCCTTTATCCGTAGAAGGGCCATCCGCCACTTGGAAAAAGGCAGAATTGTGATCTTTGGCGCAGGAATAGGCAATCCTTACTTCACTACTGATTCTACCGCCAGCCTTAGGGCAATTGAAATCGAAGCCGATGTGGTACTGAAAGGCACGCGCGTAGACGGTGTCTATACTGCCGATCCGGAAAAAGACAAAACCGCAGAAAGATATACCAATATATCCTTCCAAGAAGTGTACGAAAAGAACCTAAATGTCATGGACATGACAGCATTTACACTCTGCCAGGAAAACAACCTGCCCATTATTGTATTTGACATGAACAAGGCCGGCAACCTGGAAGATTTGGTAAAAGGAGAAGAAGTTGGTACTTTAATCACCTCAAATTAA
- a CDS encoding acetyl-CoA carboxylase biotin carboxyl carrier protein subunit: MYSVTVNEKNFSIEQDGGDFLINGTAVDWEINPIDNRHFHIIRGHKSYVVELVRLDAAKKELTLKINNKSAEVKIKDKFDLLLEKLGMNGQANTKLSSVMAPMPGLILEINVQEGDIVKKDQPMVILEAMKMENIIKAPGDGTVRKILVATGQSVEKKQILIQF, from the coding sequence ATGTACTCAGTTACCGTAAACGAAAAAAACTTTAGTATTGAACAGGACGGTGGAGACTTTTTGATTAACGGGACCGCCGTGGACTGGGAGATAAACCCAATAGATAACCGTCATTTTCATATCATCAGAGGTCACAAATCTTACGTAGTGGAACTGGTAAGGCTGGATGCTGCCAAAAAAGAGTTGACGTTAAAGATCAACAACAAATCAGCGGAGGTCAAGATCAAGGACAAATTTGATCTCTTATTGGAAAAACTGGGCATGAATGGCCAGGCAAACACCAAGCTAAGCTCCGTTATGGCCCCTATGCCAGGACTGATCCTGGAAATCAATGTTCAGGAAGGGGATATCGTAAAAAAAGACCAACCAATGGTAATTTTGGAAGCCATGAAAATGGAGAATATCATCAAGGCTCCTGGAGATGGCACTGTCAGAAAAATACTGGTTGCCACAGGGCAAAGTGTAGAAAAAAAACAAATCTTGATACAATTTTAG
- a CDS encoding M1 family metallopeptidase, with protein sequence MNVRFSFPFLMGVMLWGACSVRKSTVPSASEQPLPVIEKKGSGDVRGLVMERENVLSNYRATPERKFDLLHTSLDLSFDRQRQLVHGEVELLLRPYFYPQNNLMLDAQDFDLHTVSLGTSHQHLEFRYDSQQLEIRLPETYTAEDTLSIHISYTAHPSRNSGKGSAAITDTQGLYFINPTGEEAKPVQVWTQGETDHNSKWFPTIDTPNERATHDLKLTVEEKFTTVSNGELVAQEKSENGMRTDHWVMEQPSAPYLVAFAVGEFEHVSSQWNGIPLGYYVEKQFAEGAGKVFGRTPEMMDFYSKLLGVPYPWPKYDQVVVRDFVSGAMENTTVSIFMEELNMNAREAIDSEYDGIIAHELFHHWFGDYVTTESWSNLPLNEAFANYGEYLWYEHKEGRDAADLHHIGELETYLWEAEEKQVDLIRFEYEHNEEMFDSHSYAKGGRVLHMLRDYLGDKAFFTGLKNYLTKHAFRAVEVHDLRLALEEVSGKDLNWFFNQWFLASGHPVLDIDFDYSQPDNVLLTVTQQQDLENTPLYVLPFEVSWYAGGKRFAKEFVLRGKQGEFQLDNNIPITEAYFDERKVLLAEKQTTRSDDQLRAQFSESRFGVARYEALDSLGQRSLDTTDVRKLVSLGLEDDFWPIREVTLNNFGSSISSFGMEEALVALASQDKSNSVRASAITALAAIGGDHYADQYMLWMEDSSYYVAGAALDAYLQMEGDGIEKETVASAFQDEQSIRMIIPLIDFFTQQEVAGKGAWLHEVYDRTSGKDLYYLIGYYGDYFVKLPGEDSDRAIERLYQTGMNHTASYVRFAAFQALFGFIDEEGVQVKINDIFDHEPDASIKNSEKYFLAPYQEEN encoded by the coding sequence ATGAATGTTAGATTCTCTTTCCCTTTTTTAATGGGAGTGATGTTGTGGGGTGCATGCAGTGTCCGAAAATCCACCGTCCCGTCAGCCAGTGAGCAGCCATTACCGGTGATTGAAAAGAAGGGTTCAGGTGATGTTCGGGGCTTGGTAATGGAGCGGGAAAACGTCCTAAGCAATTATAGAGCCACACCCGAAAGGAAGTTTGATTTGCTTCATACTTCGCTGGATCTAAGCTTTGACAGGCAAAGGCAGTTGGTGCATGGGGAGGTGGAATTATTGTTGAGGCCTTACTTCTATCCTCAAAACAATTTGATGCTGGATGCGCAGGATTTTGATCTTCACACAGTCAGTTTAGGTACTTCTCACCAGCATCTGGAATTTAGGTATGATTCCCAGCAGTTGGAAATACGGCTTCCAGAGACCTATACCGCTGAGGATACCCTTTCTATACATATCAGCTATACAGCCCATCCGAGTAGGAATAGCGGGAAGGGAAGCGCGGCAATCACCGATACCCAAGGCCTTTATTTTATTAATCCCACTGGGGAAGAAGCAAAGCCGGTTCAAGTATGGACACAGGGAGAAACTGATCATAATTCAAAGTGGTTTCCGACCATCGACACCCCAAATGAGCGCGCTACCCATGACCTAAAACTTACCGTAGAGGAAAAATTCACCACGGTCAGCAATGGTGAACTGGTAGCGCAAGAGAAGTCTGAAAATGGCATGCGTACCGATCATTGGGTGATGGAACAGCCTTCAGCTCCCTATTTGGTGGCTTTTGCTGTAGGGGAATTTGAGCATGTATCCTCCCAGTGGAACGGTATCCCGCTGGGTTATTATGTGGAAAAGCAATTTGCCGAAGGAGCTGGAAAAGTGTTTGGCAGGACACCTGAGATGATGGACTTTTACTCAAAATTGCTGGGGGTACCTTATCCCTGGCCGAAGTACGATCAGGTGGTGGTGAGGGATTTCGTGTCGGGAGCCATGGAAAACACCACTGTTTCTATTTTTATGGAGGAGCTCAATATGAATGCTCGGGAAGCGATTGACAGTGAATATGATGGGATTATTGCCCATGAGCTTTTTCATCATTGGTTTGGTGACTACGTGACCACAGAGTCCTGGTCAAATTTACCACTAAATGAGGCGTTTGCCAATTATGGAGAATACTTGTGGTACGAGCACAAAGAGGGAAGGGACGCGGCAGACCTTCACCATATCGGAGAGCTGGAAACCTATCTTTGGGAAGCGGAAGAAAAGCAAGTGGACCTGATCCGCTTTGAATATGAACACAATGAGGAAATGTTTGACAGTCACTCTTACGCGAAAGGAGGAAGGGTGCTGCATATGTTGCGGGACTATTTGGGAGATAAAGCATTCTTTACAGGACTGAAAAATTACCTGACCAAGCATGCTTTTCGTGCCGTGGAGGTGCATGATCTCAGGTTGGCACTGGAAGAAGTCAGCGGCAAAGACCTGAACTGGTTTTTTAACCAGTGGTTTTTGGCGTCAGGCCACCCTGTCTTGGATATTGATTTTGACTACAGTCAGCCAGATAATGTGTTGTTGACAGTGACGCAGCAGCAGGACCTGGAAAATACCCCATTATATGTTTTGCCTTTTGAAGTGAGCTGGTATGCAGGAGGGAAGCGGTTTGCGAAGGAATTTGTCCTGAGGGGAAAGCAAGGGGAATTTCAATTGGATAATAATATTCCTATCACCGAGGCCTATTTTGATGAGCGAAAAGTGCTCCTCGCAGAAAAGCAGACCACCAGAAGTGATGATCAGTTGAGGGCACAATTTAGCGAGTCACGGTTTGGTGTGGCGCGGTATGAAGCCTTGGATAGCCTAGGCCAGCGGTCTTTGGACACAACAGATGTGCGGAAGTTGGTGAGTTTGGGGCTGGAAGATGATTTCTGGCCGATTAGAGAAGTTACCCTGAATAACTTCGGAAGTAGCATTTCATCATTTGGGATGGAGGAAGCTTTAGTGGCGCTAGCAAGCCAGGACAAAAGTAACAGTGTCCGGGCGAGTGCCATTACCGCATTGGCGGCGATTGGAGGGGATCATTATGCAGACCAATACATGCTTTGGATGGAGGATTCCTCATACTATGTGGCCGGAGCAGCACTGGATGCTTATCTGCAAATGGAGGGCGATGGGATCGAAAAAGAAACAGTGGCAAGTGCATTCCAAGATGAACAGAGTATTCGAATGATAATTCCCCTGATCGATTTTTTCACGCAACAGGAAGTTGCGGGGAAGGGAGCGTGGTTACATGAAGTTTATGACCGTACATCCGGTAAAGATTTATATTATCTGATCGGCTACTATGGGGATTATTTTGTTAAGCTACCAGGCGAGGACAGTGATAGGGCCATTGAGAGGCTTTATCAGACAGGGATGAACCACACAGCATCTTATGTGAGATTTGCAGCTTTTCAGGCCCTTTTTGGTTTTATTGATGAGGAAGGCGTACAGGTAAAAATCAATGATATTTTCGACCATGAACCCGATGCATCCATCAAGAACAGCGAAAAGTATTTCTTGGCACCCTATCAAGAAGAAAATTAA